One window of Chloroflexus aggregans DSM 9485 genomic DNA carries:
- a CDS encoding OadG family protein: MIDPTADPLIVGVQIALTGMSIVFVVLTIIAFALSALRASQHLFRRRPKVSQPVVSSPPSTPTPADRLDPQLVAVLAAAAFATLGQPVRIVRVRYYRQMSGMWARLGRVSVMAARQLRR, from the coding sequence ATGATTGACCCGACTGCCGACCCACTCATTGTCGGTGTGCAGATCGCGCTGACAGGGATGAGCATCGTCTTTGTCGTACTGACGATTATCGCGTTTGCGCTGAGCGCTTTGCGCGCTAGTCAGCATTTGTTCCGTCGCCGGCCCAAGGTATCGCAGCCGGTTGTCTCCTCACCACCGTCTACCCCTACACCTGCCGACCGGCTCGATCCCCAATTGGTGGCCGTCTTGGCGGCAGCAGCCTTTGCTACGCTCGGTCAGCCGGTGCGGATAGTGCGGGTGCGTTATTACCGCCAAATGTCGGGGATGTGGGCCCGTCTAGGTCGGGTAAGCGTGATGGCTGCTCGTCAACTGCGTCGTTAG
- a CDS encoding acyl-CoA carboxylase subunit beta gives MTQRDTESSAAAPLTLRARIEALRQQRHQLEQGGGPDRIARQHQAGKLTARERIHLLIDHDTFQELYLFARHRCTAFGMADKEMPGEGVITGCGSVDGRQVFVAAQDFTVAGGSVGEMHADKICQTMDLALKCGSPFITINDSGGARIQEGIDALSGYGRIFYRNVLLSGVVPQIAIIAGPCAGGAAYSPALMDFIIMVRGSEMFITGPEVLKQVTGEHVTGEELGGPEAQVRSGVAHFIAENDQEAIAICKRLLSFLPSNNLEDPPDRGDGELRIFSDPALDTIIPDDPREPYDVIPIIKRLVDDGDFMEVQRGFADNAVIGFARIDGNTVGIVANQPMVMAGVLDIDASDKIARFVRFCNAFNIPLITFVDVPGFLPGVAQERGGIIRHGAKMLFAYSAATTPKITVILRKAYGGAYLAMCGKDLGADRVAAWPSSEIAVMGPEGAVNIIYREQIKQAADPAAARAEFVRLYRAEFASPYVGASRNLIDSIIAPSETRRYLSLALASLRTKREFRPQKKHGLVPL, from the coding sequence ATGACTCAGCGCGATACGGAATCATCCGCTGCCGCTCCATTAACCCTCCGAGCCCGGATCGAGGCGCTCCGCCAGCAGCGTCACCAGCTCGAACAGGGCGGCGGCCCCGACCGGATCGCTCGCCAGCATCAAGCCGGCAAATTGACTGCCCGCGAGCGGATTCATCTGCTCATCGATCACGATACGTTTCAGGAATTGTATCTGTTTGCCCGCCATCGCTGTACTGCCTTCGGAATGGCAGATAAAGAGATGCCCGGCGAGGGCGTAATTACCGGCTGTGGCAGTGTCGATGGCCGGCAAGTGTTCGTCGCCGCCCAAGATTTTACCGTTGCCGGTGGCTCGGTAGGTGAGATGCACGCCGATAAGATTTGCCAAACCATGGATCTCGCCCTCAAGTGCGGTTCGCCGTTTATCACCATCAACGATAGCGGTGGCGCGCGGATCCAAGAGGGTATCGATGCACTGAGCGGTTACGGACGTATCTTCTACCGCAATGTGCTGCTGTCTGGTGTCGTACCTCAGATCGCGATTATCGCCGGCCCCTGCGCCGGTGGTGCTGCCTACTCGCCGGCATTGATGGATTTTATCATTATGGTGCGTGGCAGTGAGATGTTTATTACCGGCCCCGAAGTGCTCAAGCAGGTTACCGGTGAGCATGTGACCGGTGAGGAGTTAGGTGGGCCGGAAGCCCAAGTTCGCAGCGGTGTCGCACACTTTATCGCCGAGAATGATCAAGAAGCGATTGCTATCTGCAAGCGCTTGCTCAGCTTCTTGCCATCGAATAATCTCGAAGACCCGCCTGATCGGGGTGATGGTGAGTTGCGTATCTTTTCCGATCCCGCCCTCGATACGATTATTCCCGACGATCCGCGCGAGCCGTATGATGTGATACCCATTATCAAGCGGCTGGTCGACGATGGCGACTTTATGGAAGTGCAGCGTGGATTCGCCGATAACGCTGTGATCGGCTTTGCCCGCATCGATGGTAATACGGTGGGAATTGTCGCCAACCAGCCGATGGTGATGGCCGGGGTGCTCGATATCGATGCCTCAGACAAGATCGCGCGTTTCGTTCGCTTCTGCAATGCGTTTAACATTCCGCTCATTACCTTCGTCGATGTTCCCGGTTTCCTGCCCGGTGTCGCGCAAGAACGTGGTGGCATTATTCGCCACGGTGCCAAGATGTTGTTTGCGTACTCGGCAGCGACGACACCCAAGATTACGGTGATTTTGCGGAAAGCCTACGGTGGCGCCTATCTGGCGATGTGTGGCAAAGATCTCGGGGCAGACCGTGTCGCGGCTTGGCCGAGTAGTGAGATTGCGGTGATGGGGCCGGAAGGCGCGGTCAATATTATTTATCGTGAGCAGATTAAACAGGCTGCCGACCCGGCAGCCGCCCGTGCTGAGTTTGTTCGTCTCTATCGTGCCGAGTTCGCTTCACCTTACGTTGGTGCGTCACGTAACTTGATCGACAGCATTATCGCACCGAGTGAAACCCGTCGCTACCTGAGTCTTGCGTTGGCTTCGCTCCGTACCAAGCGCGAGTTCCGTCCGCAAAAGAAGCATGGTTTGGTGCCATTGTGA
- a CDS encoding MFS transporter, whose translation MAAFAAIAMGGLGSVVAGALADRLSRTTITIAAMAISGGCALVIRLAFGGKPWLVTGLDLLWGLTVVADSAQFSAAVSELSPPRTHRHRFDLANQLGLSTYPDHDLAGAAAGGLGWLAVGLCWAGAWAGDWHLGDGDAPAIAGGGALGRRAGVSAAGR comes from the coding sequence GTGGCTGCCTTTGCCGCAATTGCGATGGGCGGCCTCGGCAGTGTCGTGGCTGGCGCGCTCGCCGACCGGCTGAGCCGCACCACAATTACGATCGCGGCGATGGCCATCAGCGGCGGTTGTGCGCTGGTGATCAGGCTAGCGTTCGGCGGTAAGCCGTGGCTGGTCACCGGTTTGGACTTGCTCTGGGGCTTGACCGTCGTCGCCGATTCAGCCCAATTCTCGGCAGCGGTAAGCGAACTCTCGCCCCCCCGGACGCACCGGCACCGCTTTGACCTTGCAAACCAGCTTGGGCTTTCTACTTACCCTGATCACGATCTGGCTGGTGCCGCCGCTGGTGGCTTGGGGTGGCTAGCGGTGGGCCTTTGCTGGGCTGGCGCTTGGGCCGGCGATTGGCATCTGGGCGATGGCGACGCTCCGGCGATCGCCGGCGGCGGCGCGCTTGGCCGGCGGGCGGGGGTGAGTGCGGCGGGCCGGTAA